From one Bacteroides fragilis NCTC 9343 genomic stretch:
- a CDS encoding carboxypeptidase-like regulatory domain-containing protein: MKKRIQILIIVILYALMFVPLSAQTPHTISGIVKDRASIPISGVNIRVEGQKWKASTGKEGKFTLEIPQNSTITFSSVGYEPVTIHSGEKKWIEITLKESQSLLPEITVTSTLKNSMKFVFAPSDLELIKDMLYLKTRYKIPSKRFQSDSRVIIQPILSNNSRGTQKNFSPIVYDGKNYDILLRRGNVCGDRAEKEYYSRFAQVIDPDSICNQTLTYADSCTVDDINDLYTTEVRIKISTFCQDEYRDTIRITNGIIYPMRFFNYNLSAMDLDNSYIPKQTPLNFNEKGEMHLRFRPEDANIYENEGKNAEELRKMKKALDDIDKDRTKTLTTFQIIGYTSPEGTYEYNLKLAKKRMKNAEGKVFENISEETIRKAKVDNDAVVESWTTVCELMEKDSIQEVSQLKELIKRARGNHNEISWGARRIKIYPLIRDRYLPRLRRVEYFYEYSELRTLNKDEIDALYKKDPQKLTASEFWSYIMSQKDATDEKREALYREALSIHPDLMIAANNLASLLIKQNRADTTLLKPFITQDAPSAILVNQTVAYLQKRDFKRANHFAELLPDNKDTEIVKALAAAMDGKYQEAYPIFEKQGGINQAILLLSMKQNSKAWEVLKKIEDTSPDTEYVKAIAANRLNNVNEAVIHLRNAITQKPSLKEIAQKDGDVLDLLDLLDLDKK; this comes from the coding sequence ATGAAAAAGAGAATACAAATCCTGATAATTGTCATATTATATGCTTTGATGTTTGTCCCTCTTTCCGCCCAAACTCCACATACCATCAGCGGTATCGTTAAAGACAGGGCCTCAATTCCCATTTCGGGAGTCAATATCCGAGTAGAAGGGCAGAAATGGAAAGCCTCCACCGGAAAAGAAGGGAAGTTTACATTGGAAATTCCTCAAAACTCCACCATCACCTTTTCCTCTGTTGGTTATGAGCCGGTCACCATCCATTCCGGTGAGAAGAAATGGATAGAAATCACTCTCAAAGAATCTCAAAGCCTGTTGCCCGAAATAACAGTTACTTCCACATTAAAAAACAGCATGAAATTTGTTTTCGCTCCATCCGACCTGGAGCTGATCAAAGACATGCTCTACCTTAAAACGAGATATAAAATCCCCTCCAAACGCTTTCAAAGTGATTCCCGGGTCATCATTCAACCCATTCTGTCAAACAATAGCCGGGGAACTCAAAAAAACTTCTCTCCCATTGTGTACGATGGCAAGAATTATGATATTTTACTCCGGCGAGGAAACGTCTGCGGCGACCGGGCTGAAAAAGAATATTATTCACGCTTTGCACAGGTCATAGACCCTGACTCCATTTGTAACCAGACGTTGACTTATGCGGACTCGTGTACGGTGGACGACATCAACGACCTATATACAACCGAAGTACGCATCAAAATAAGCACTTTCTGCCAGGATGAATATCGGGATACGATTCGTATCACCAACGGCATTATCTACCCGATGCGGTTCTTTAACTATAATCTGAGTGCAATGGACTTGGACAACAGCTACATCCCCAAGCAGACTCCGCTCAACTTCAATGAAAAAGGAGAAATGCATCTTCGTTTTCGCCCTGAAGACGCGAACATCTATGAAAATGAAGGAAAAAACGCCGAAGAACTCAGAAAAATGAAAAAGGCATTGGACGACATAGACAAAGATCGAACAAAGACACTGACCACCTTTCAGATCATAGGATACACTTCGCCGGAAGGAACATATGAATATAACCTAAAGCTGGCCAAAAAAAGAATGAAAAATGCAGAAGGAAAAGTATTCGAGAACATTTCCGAAGAAACCATCCGAAAAGCCAAAGTAGATAACGATGCCGTAGTAGAGTCATGGACAACGGTTTGTGAACTCATGGAAAAGGACAGCATTCAAGAAGTATCACAGCTCAAAGAACTGATCAAACGTGCCCGCGGAAACCATAATGAAATATCCTGGGGAGCCAGACGAATAAAGATTTACCCGCTCATCCGGGACCGTTATCTGCCCCGACTCCGAAGAGTAGAATATTTCTATGAATATTCCGAACTACGTACGCTCAATAAAGACGAAATCGACGCTCTTTATAAAAAAGATCCCCAAAAACTGACAGCCAGCGAGTTTTGGAGTTATATCATGAGTCAGAAAGATGCTACGGACGAAAAACGGGAAGCACTTTACAGAGAGGCTCTCTCGATACATCCCGATTTAATGATCGCAGCCAACAACCTGGCATCGCTCTTAATAAAACAAAATCGTGCCGATACCACTCTCCTGAAACCTTTTATCACACAAGATGCTCCCTCAGCCATACTTGTCAACCAAACTGTAGCCTATCTGCAAAAGCGCGACTTCAAAAGGGCGAATCATTTTGCAGAACTCCTGCCTGACAATAAAGATACTGAAATAGTGAAAGCACTTGCTGCCGCCATGGACGGGAAATATCAGGAAGCCTACCCAATATTCGAAAAACAAGGGGGAATCAATCAAGCAATCTTATTGCTGAGTATGAAGCAAAACTCAAAAGCCTGGGAAGTCCTGAAAAAGATAGAAGATACCTCTCCGGACACCGAATATGTGAAAGCGATTGCCGCAAACAGGCTGAATAACGTCAATGAAGCCGTCATTCACCTACGAAATGCCATCACTCAAAAACCATCTTTAAAGGAAATAGCACAAAAAGATGGAGATGTGTTAGATTTACTGGATTTATTAGATTTAGATAAGAAATAA
- a CDS encoding glycosyltransferase family 4 protein, translated as MIGLFNDCFPPIMDGVSLTTQNYAYWLHRKAGNVCVVTPKSPDARDAEEYPVYRYSSVPIPMRKPYRLGFPRIDWPFHERISRLSFELVHAHCPFSSGALAMQIAREQHVPIVATFHSKYRADFERAIPSRLLVNYLIRKVIRFYEAADEVWIPQAAVEETLREYGYKGRIEVVDNGNDFAGTPFLQSVRQEARRTLGIRSGEFMFLFVGQHIWEKNLGFLLDSLVRLSDIPFRMYFVGSGYASHELKQKVVELGLASKVSFVGSIVEREILKRYYVAADLFLFPSLYDNAPLVIREAAALGTPSVLIRDSTASEIISDSVNGFLSPNSTEAYSNRIREILCSTAIIKQVGEEASRTIARSWEDVAGEVYDRYNRLIKRNGNK; from the coding sequence ATGATAGGTCTTTTTAATGATTGTTTCCCTCCGATCATGGATGGGGTATCACTTACTACACAGAACTATGCCTACTGGCTGCATAGGAAGGCGGGGAATGTTTGTGTGGTGACTCCTAAGTCACCTGATGCGAGAGATGCGGAAGAATATCCGGTTTACCGCTATTCATCTGTTCCCATTCCTATGAGAAAGCCTTATAGACTGGGTTTTCCGCGCATCGATTGGCCTTTTCACGAGCGTATCAGCCGGCTTTCATTCGAGCTGGTACATGCCCATTGTCCCTTTTCTTCGGGAGCACTGGCCATGCAGATTGCCAGAGAACAGCATGTTCCGATTGTAGCTACGTTTCACTCCAAGTACCGGGCGGATTTTGAGAGGGCTATTCCTTCCCGTCTGTTGGTGAACTATCTGATAAGAAAGGTGATTCGTTTTTACGAAGCTGCGGATGAAGTGTGGATTCCCCAGGCAGCTGTCGAAGAGACGTTGCGGGAGTATGGGTATAAGGGCAGGATAGAAGTGGTGGATAACGGAAATGATTTTGCAGGTACGCCTTTTCTCCAATCTGTCCGGCAGGAGGCTCGGAGGACTTTAGGTATCCGTTCCGGGGAGTTTATGTTTCTTTTTGTCGGTCAACATATTTGGGAGAAAAATCTCGGTTTTTTGCTCGATTCGCTTGTCCGTTTGTCTGATATACCTTTTCGGATGTACTTTGTCGGTTCAGGCTATGCAAGCCATGAATTGAAACAAAAGGTTGTGGAACTGGGATTGGCTTCCAAAGTGTCTTTTGTAGGTAGTATTGTGGAACGCGAGATCTTGAAACGCTATTATGTTGCTGCCGATCTGTTTCTGTTTCCTTCTTTGTACGATAACGCTCCGCTGGTGATACGTGAAGCGGCTGCATTGGGCACTCCTTCGGTATTGATCAGGGATTCTACCGCTTCGGAAATAATCTCCGATTCGGTAAATGGTTTTCTGAGTCCCAATAGCACAGAGGCTTATTCCAATCGCATACGTGAAATATTATGCAGTACTGCTATAATAAAACAGGTGGGAGAGGAGGCATCACGAACTATTGCCCGGTCATGGGAAGACGTGGCCGGTGAAGTGTACGATCGTTATAACCGGTTGATAAAGCGAAACGGAAATAAATAA
- a CDS encoding GH92 family glycosyl hydrolase — MKFKSTFMTACLGIGLCTSCTPETPTAPQDYTQYVNTFIGAADNGHTFPGACLPFGLIQASPETNAIGWQYCSGYNYQDSLIWGFSQTHLNGTGCMDLGDLLVMPVTGQRVRDDYKSGFSKKTESATPGYYTVELDKYKVKAELTATDHVALHRYTYQNADSASLLLDLQHGLVWNPQQYKSHVKACEINWEDAQTLTGHVRSSVWVNQDLYFVMKFNKPVTDSIYLPMEETEKGKRLIMSFDMKPDEQLLMKVAISTVGVDGAHKNMEKELADWDFDGTRQKAKDSWNSYLSRIEVTGTPDELENFYTSFYHALIQPNNIADVDGRYRNAKDSIVKSSSGVYYSTFSIWDTYRAAHPFYTLAVPERVDGFINSMIEQNQAQGYLPVWTLWGKETNTMIGNHSVSVIAEAYKKGFRGFDAEKAFDAIKQTLTVSHPKSDWEIYMKYGYYPTDKVDAESVSRTLESVYDDYAAATMAGLMGKKEDAEYFGKRSEFYKNLFDKETQFMRPRYADGRWKTPFNPSDLAHAESRGGDYTEGNAWQYTWHVQHDVPGLIELFGGKEVFLNKLDSLFTIELKGSGLADVTGLIGQYAHGNEPSHHVTFLYALAGKPERTQELIREIFDTQYKNKPDGLCGNDDCGQMSAWYMFNAMGFYPVDPVSGHYVFGAPQMPKIVLHLPDGKTFTVIAENLSKEHKYIDSITLNGEPYTKNYISHENIVKGGTLVYKMK; from the coding sequence ATGAAGTTCAAATCAACCTTTATGACTGCATGTCTGGGGATCGGTCTTTGCACCTCCTGCACTCCCGAAACTCCGACAGCACCCCAAGACTACACTCAGTACGTAAACACCTTTATCGGAGCAGCCGACAACGGTCACACCTTCCCGGGTGCTTGCCTGCCTTTCGGGCTGATCCAGGCAAGTCCGGAAACCAACGCCATCGGATGGCAATATTGCTCCGGATACAATTATCAGGATTCGCTGATCTGGGGATTCTCACAGACTCACCTCAACGGCACCGGTTGCATGGATCTGGGTGATCTACTGGTAATGCCTGTCACCGGGCAGAGAGTTCGGGACGACTATAAAAGCGGATTTTCTAAAAAGACAGAAAGCGCTACTCCGGGCTACTATACCGTAGAACTCGATAAATATAAGGTAAAAGCAGAACTGACCGCTACGGATCATGTAGCCCTGCATCGTTACACTTATCAGAATGCCGACTCGGCTTCATTGCTACTTGACTTACAACACGGCTTGGTATGGAATCCCCAACAATACAAATCGCATGTCAAAGCCTGTGAAATCAACTGGGAAGATGCTCAAACACTGACCGGACACGTACGTAGCAGTGTATGGGTAAACCAAGATTTGTATTTTGTCATGAAATTCAATAAACCGGTGACCGACTCCATCTATCTGCCGATGGAAGAGACGGAAAAAGGAAAACGCCTGATCATGAGCTTCGACATGAAACCGGACGAACAGTTGCTGATGAAAGTCGCTATCTCCACAGTCGGTGTAGACGGTGCCCATAAGAATATGGAGAAAGAATTGGCTGACTGGGACTTCGACGGGACAAGACAAAAAGCAAAAGACAGCTGGAACAGTTACCTGAGCCGCATCGAGGTAACAGGTACTCCGGATGAATTGGAGAATTTCTATACCAGTTTCTACCACGCACTGATACAACCTAATAATATTGCTGACGTGGACGGAAGATACCGCAATGCCAAAGATTCGATTGTAAAATCCTCATCAGGCGTTTATTACTCTACTTTTTCAATTTGGGATACCTACCGAGCCGCCCATCCTTTCTATACTCTGGCCGTACCCGAACGAGTAGACGGCTTTATCAATTCGATGATCGAACAAAATCAGGCACAAGGCTATTTACCCGTCTGGACCTTATGGGGTAAAGAAACGAATACGATGATCGGTAACCACTCGGTTTCGGTTATTGCCGAAGCCTACAAGAAAGGTTTCCGCGGCTTTGATGCCGAGAAAGCATTCGATGCCATCAAACAGACACTGACCGTTTCACATCCGAAATCGGACTGGGAAATTTATATGAAATACGGCTACTACCCGACAGACAAAGTAGATGCCGAATCGGTTTCACGCACCCTCGAATCGGTTTACGATGATTATGCCGCAGCTACCATGGCCGGGTTAATGGGTAAAAAAGAAGATGCGGAATACTTCGGGAAACGTTCGGAATTCTACAAGAACCTATTCGATAAAGAAACACAGTTTATGCGCCCGCGTTATGCCGACGGACGTTGGAAGACTCCTTTCAATCCCAGTGATCTGGCACATGCAGAAAGCCGTGGGGGCGATTATACAGAAGGAAATGCCTGGCAATATACCTGGCATGTCCAGCACGATGTACCGGGATTGATCGAACTGTTTGGCGGTAAAGAAGTTTTCCTCAACAAACTGGATTCATTGTTTACTATCGAACTGAAAGGAAGCGGACTGGCCGACGTAACCGGACTGATCGGTCAATATGCTCACGGTAACGAACCAAGTCATCACGTCACTTTCTTGTACGCACTGGCCGGAAAGCCGGAACGCACTCAGGAGCTGATCCGTGAAATCTTCGATACCCAATACAAAAACAAACCTGACGGGCTCTGCGGCAATGACGACTGCGGACAGATGTCGGCTTGGTATATGTTCAATGCCATGGGATTCTATCCGGTCGATCCGGTGAGCGGACATTATGTGTTCGGTGCTCCGCAGATGCCTAAAATTGTTCTCCATCTGCCGGATGGTAAAACGTTTACGGTCATTGCCGAAAATTTATCGAAAGAACATAAATATATCGACAGTATCACACTGAATGGTGAACCCTATACTAAAAACTACATTTCACATGAAAATATCGTGAAGGGAGGTACACTGGTGTACAAAATGAAATAA
- a CDS encoding sigma-70 family RNA polymerase sigma factor: MEIEKDFIDLLTEHKALIYKVCFMYASNQEDLNDLYQEVVVNLWCSYPKFRYESKLSTWIYRVALNTCISDLRKKKVLDYVPLSVDIGVYDDCLRNDSLKEMYQLICQLDRYERMLVLLWLDENSYDEIASITGSNRNTVAVKLHRIKDKLKKMSNQ, translated from the coding sequence ATGGAAATAGAAAAAGATTTTATAGACCTACTGACTGAACACAAAGCGCTGATATATAAAGTCTGTTTTATGTATGCCTCCAATCAGGAAGATTTGAACGATCTTTATCAGGAAGTAGTAGTCAACTTATGGTGTTCTTATCCTAAATTCAGGTATGAAAGTAAATTGTCTACCTGGATATATCGCGTAGCTTTAAATACTTGTATCTCGGATTTACGGAAAAAGAAAGTACTGGATTATGTACCATTGAGCGTGGATATCGGAGTGTATGATGACTGTTTGCGCAATGATTCTTTAAAAGAGATGTATCAGTTGATATGTCAACTCGACCGATATGAACGGATGCTTGTCCTGCTATGGCTGGATGAAAATAGTTATGACGAAATAGCATCCATTACCGGAAGTAACCGAAATACAGTAGCTGTCAAGTTGCATCGGATCAAAGATAAATTAAAAAAGATGTCGAACCAATAA
- a CDS encoding lysylphosphatidylglycerol synthase transmembrane domain-containing protein, protein MSDSIKTFKTGYILLPVLIGLSVVGWLFYWEFNPELFSGIRFSWRLVGGLLLAVLFMFGRDGGLMWRFRFITDRELTWRQAFRVNMLCEFTSAVTPSAVGGSSLIVLFLNKEGINAGRSTALTISCLFLDELFLVLACPFALLLFSFDDLFGNVAILSSGIEVLFFLVYGVVTIWTFLLYLALFRRPEWVKRLLLTIFRLPLLRRWHKAIETLTDNLVLSSREMSQKSFTFWLKAFGITCLAWTSRYLVVNALLIAFTTSGSQLLAFVRQLILWVVMTISPTPGGSGVSEYMFREYYADFFDVAGMALVVAFVWRIITYYMYLLIGAIIIPGWVKKLRD, encoded by the coding sequence ATGTCAGATTCTATTAAAACCTTTAAAACCGGCTATATCCTGCTTCCCGTCCTGATAGGGCTGTCGGTGGTGGGGTGGTTGTTCTACTGGGAGTTCAATCCGGAACTTTTCAGTGGCATTCGTTTCTCTTGGCGTCTGGTAGGCGGATTGCTACTTGCCGTACTTTTTATGTTTGGACGAGACGGTGGGCTGATGTGGCGTTTCCGCTTTATTACTGACCGGGAATTAACTTGGCGTCAGGCATTCCGGGTAAATATGCTTTGTGAATTTACATCGGCAGTGACTCCTTCTGCCGTGGGAGGGAGTAGCCTGATCGTGTTATTTTTGAATAAAGAAGGCATTAATGCCGGACGCAGTACAGCTTTGACTATCTCCTGCCTGTTTCTGGATGAGCTATTTCTTGTATTGGCCTGTCCGTTTGCTTTACTTCTATTTTCATTCGATGATCTGTTTGGTAATGTGGCGATTCTATCTTCGGGAATAGAGGTACTGTTTTTTCTGGTCTATGGAGTCGTTACGATTTGGACTTTCCTGTTATATCTTGCATTGTTCCGCCGTCCGGAATGGGTAAAACGTTTGTTGCTCACTATTTTCCGCTTGCCACTGCTTCGCCGTTGGCACAAGGCCATCGAAACACTTACGGACAATCTGGTATTAAGTTCCAGAGAGATGAGTCAGAAGTCTTTTACCTTTTGGTTGAAAGCTTTTGGGATTACTTGCTTGGCTTGGACTTCACGTTATCTGGTAGTCAATGCTTTGCTGATAGCCTTTACTACTTCGGGTAGCCAACTGTTGGCTTTTGTGCGTCAGCTGATTCTATGGGTAGTGATGACTATCAGCCCTACTCCCGGTGGAAGCGGAGTAAGCGAATATATGTTTCGTGAATATTATGCCGATTTTTTTGATGTGGCAGGTATGGCTTTGGTCGTTGCTTTCGTTTGGCGGATTATTACTTATTATATGTATTTGCTGATAGGTGCTATCATTATTCCCGGTTGGGTGAAGAAGTTGAGAGATTAA
- a CDS encoding polyphosphate kinase 2 family protein: MKKEILKRLLAKPGEEHSVSEFDARYTGDLTKSEAEALLAENIGKLSSLQDKLYAQDRYAVLVIFQAMDAAGKDGTIKHVMSGINPQGCQVYSFKQPSAEELDHDYLWRINRCLPERGRIGIFNRSHYEDVLVAKVHPEIVLSAKLPGIMGPGDITPKFWKKRYRQINDYERYLTENGTVIIKFFLNVSKEEQKRRFLSRLEDEAKNWKFSVSDLKERSYWDDYMKAYSDMLTHTSTEEAPWYVIPADNKWFMRYAVGQILCDRMNELDLHYPEMPVEARHQIEDFKRALLNE, translated from the coding sequence ATGAAAAAGGAAATCTTGAAGAGACTGTTGGCCAAGCCCGGTGAGGAACATAGCGTTTCGGAGTTTGATGCTCGCTATACCGGTGATTTGACCAAATCGGAGGCCGAGGCATTGCTGGCTGAAAACATAGGAAAACTTTCCTCTTTGCAGGATAAGTTGTATGCGCAGGACCGTTATGCTGTCCTCGTTATTTTTCAGGCAATGGATGCTGCCGGAAAGGACGGGACGATCAAGCATGTGATGTCCGGCATCAATCCGCAAGGTTGTCAGGTATATTCTTTTAAACAGCCATCGGCTGAAGAACTCGATCATGATTATCTTTGGCGCATCAACAGATGCCTGCCGGAGAGAGGACGCATCGGTATATTCAATCGCTCACATTATGAAGATGTATTGGTTGCAAAAGTGCATCCTGAAATTGTTTTATCCGCTAAGTTACCGGGTATTATGGGACCGGGAGATATTACTCCGAAATTTTGGAAAAAGCGTTATCGTCAGATTAATGATTACGAACGCTACTTGACGGAGAATGGTACAGTCATTATTAAATTCTTCTTGAATGTTTCGAAAGAAGAGCAGAAGAGGCGCTTTCTGTCAAGGCTGGAAGATGAGGCTAAGAATTGGAAATTTTCCGTATCCGACCTGAAAGAGCGCAGCTATTGGGACGACTATATGAAGGCTTATTCGGATATGTTGACCCATACTTCGACGGAAGAAGCACCTTGGTATGTGATTCCTGCCGATAATAAGTGGTTCATGCGTTATGCAGTAGGACAGATTTTATGTGACCGCATGAATGAACTTGATTTACATTATCCGGAAATGCCTGTTGAGGCGCGGCATCAGATTGAGGATTTCAAAAGAGCATTGTTGAATGAATAA
- a CDS encoding S9 family peptidase: MDKKLLMMALLITTGLATHAQEKLTRYQVRNAITVRTPIMNDSINPKGEKHTAKALLQTPVVLDLANAPTQMTAADTAGLVTFAKADKDNLLYLIKTQLRAERFMKGKLKVTSPVRWELFINGESKMVKDASEDSISKAATKEVALRLEPEMDYEIAIKLLSTPDDKTVPSLKCELVKDDKFKEVACSTDPEQKHRFSLDNTVYGNRAIAVSVSPDGKYLLTRYWDNHSLKRSRTYCELTELKTGKVLLTNLRDGMRWMPKSNKLYYTVVAPEGNDVITLDPVTLKEEVLLRGIPEQGFSWSPNEDFLIYYPREEGVKDEGPLKRIVSPADRIPNTRGRSFLARYDIASGTSERLTYGNHSTYMQDISPDGKYLLYSSSKENITQRPFSLSSLFQVNLETLAVDTLFFEDRFLGGASYSPDGKQLLLTASPEAFDGIGKNCGNHPIANDFDSQAFIMDLATRKIDPITKEFNPSVNFLQWNKGDGCIYFSTNDEDCRNIYRYSPKDRKFEKLNLETDVTSAFAMSENNPSLAAYIGQGCYNAGVAYVYDLKKKTSRLIADPMKPTLERIELGEMKPWNFTASDGTEIKGMMCLPPSFDPNKKYPLIVYYYGGTTPTERGISNPYCAQLFASRDYVVYVIQPSGTIGFGQEFSARHVNAWGKRTADDIIEGTKQFCKEHPFVNDKKIGCLGASYGGFMTQYLQTQTDIFAAAVSHAGISNVTSYWGEGYWGYGYNAIAAADSYPWNNPELFTKQGSLFNADKINTPLLLLHGTVDTNVPIGESIQLFNALKILGKTVEFITVDGENHFIADYPKRMQWHNSIMAWFARWLQDSPQWWEDMYPERHL; encoded by the coding sequence ATGGACAAAAAGTTACTGATGATGGCGCTGTTGATAACAACAGGACTTGCCACACATGCACAGGAGAAGCTGACCCGCTATCAGGTGAGGAATGCCATTACGGTGCGTACTCCGATCATGAACGATAGCATCAACCCGAAAGGAGAAAAACACACAGCCAAAGCATTGCTACAAACACCGGTAGTACTCGACCTTGCCAATGCACCGACTCAAATGACAGCTGCCGATACAGCCGGTCTGGTCACCTTCGCGAAAGCTGATAAAGACAATCTGCTTTACCTGATCAAAACCCAACTGCGTGCCGAACGCTTTATGAAAGGTAAACTGAAAGTGACCTCTCCGGTCAGATGGGAGCTTTTCATTAATGGTGAATCGAAGATGGTAAAGGATGCTTCGGAAGACAGCATCTCTAAAGCAGCAACCAAAGAGGTCGCTTTACGCCTCGAACCCGAAATGGATTATGAAATAGCCATCAAACTGCTTTCGACTCCGGACGACAAAACCGTACCTTCACTGAAATGCGAACTGGTAAAAGATGACAAATTCAAAGAAGTGGCATGCAGCACCGATCCTGAACAGAAACATCGTTTCTCACTCGATAACACAGTATACGGTAACCGTGCCATAGCTGTTTCCGTATCACCGGACGGAAAATATCTGCTAACCCGTTATTGGGATAACCATTCGCTGAAACGTTCGCGCACTTATTGTGAACTGACCGAACTGAAAACAGGAAAAGTGCTGCTCACTAATCTAAGAGATGGTATGCGATGGATGCCGAAAAGTAATAAACTGTATTATACAGTAGTGGCTCCGGAAGGAAATGACGTTATCACTCTCGATCCTGTCACACTGAAAGAAGAAGTTCTTTTGCGAGGTATCCCCGAGCAGGGATTCAGTTGGTCGCCCAACGAGGACTTCCTGATATACTATCCCCGTGAAGAAGGTGTAAAAGATGAAGGTCCGTTGAAACGTATTGTCAGCCCGGCAGACCGTATCCCCAATACACGCGGACGCAGCTTCCTGGCCAGATATGACATCGCCAGCGGAACATCAGAACGGCTCACTTACGGTAATCACAGCACTTATATGCAGGACATTTCACCGGATGGTAAATATCTGCTTTACAGCAGTTCAAAGGAGAATATCACGCAACGTCCTTTCTCTTTGAGCTCTTTGTTTCAGGTAAATCTTGAAACATTGGCCGTCGACACACTGTTCTTCGAAGACCGATTCCTCGGAGGAGCCAGCTACTCACCGGACGGTAAGCAATTGCTATTGACGGCAAGCCCGGAAGCTTTTGACGGTATCGGTAAGAATTGCGGCAACCACCCTATCGCCAATGACTTCGACTCTCAGGCATTTATCATGGATCTGGCTACCCGTAAAATCGATCCGATCACCAAAGAATTCAATCCGTCTGTCAACTTCCTGCAATGGAACAAGGGTGACGGTTGCATCTACTTCAGCACCAATGATGAAGATTGCCGGAATATCTATCGCTATTCACCCAAAGATCGTAAGTTTGAAAAGCTGAACCTGGAGACTGATGTCACCAGTGCATTTGCCATGTCGGAAAACAATCCGTCATTGGCTGCTTATATCGGACAGGGATGCTACAATGCAGGAGTCGCTTATGTATACGACCTGAAAAAGAAAACCTCTCGACTGATAGCCGACCCGATGAAACCGACTCTGGAGAGAATTGAACTGGGCGAAATGAAACCCTGGAACTTCACAGCTTCAGACGGAACAGAGATCAAAGGGATGATGTGTCTGCCGCCTTCATTCGACCCGAACAAGAAATATCCTCTAATTGTGTACTATTACGGAGGAACGACTCCCACAGAACGGGGGATCAGTAATCCGTACTGCGCACAGTTGTTTGCTTCACGCGACTACGTGGTATATGTTATCCAGCCGAGCGGAACAATCGGATTCGGACAGGAGTTTTCAGCACGCCATGTCAATGCCTGGGGCAAACGTACTGCGGACGACATCATTGAAGGTACCAAACAGTTCTGCAAGGAACACCCGTTCGTGAATGATAAAAAAATCGGTTGTCTCGGTGCATCTTACGGTGGATTCATGACACAATACCTCCAGACTCAGACGGATATTTTCGCCGCCGCAGTTTCACATGCCGGTATCAGCAATGTGACCAGTTATTGGGGTGAAGGCTATTGGGGATACGGTTATAATGCCATAGCGGCAGCCGACAGTTATCCCTGGAACAATCCGGAACTGTTCACCAAACAAGGTTCGCTCTTCAACGCCGATAAAATAAACACCCCGCTTCTGTTGTTGCACGGCACCGTAGATACCAACGTACCTATCGGTGAAAGCATCCAGCTATTCAATGCTCTGAAAATATTGGGTAAAACAGTAGAGTTCATCACTGTAGATGGAGAAAACCACTTTATTGCCGACTATCCGAAACGCATGCAATGGCATAACAGTATTATGGCATGGTTTGCCCGCTGGTTGCAGGATAGTCCTCAGTGGTGGGAAGATATGTATCCGGAACGTCATTTATAA
- a CDS encoding DUF3575 domain-containing protein, whose amino-acid sequence MKKRAFFLLLLLLIPLTSILSQEIALKTNALSWATTTINLGAEFKISPRLTAGADIMYKGWSFLSDNRKMGGFLVQPEAKYWFCIPFYKHFMGLHAHYGQYNGGFSKYRYQGDLYGIGLSYGYQWIWKRRWNIEVSAGIGYASMNYDKYERPKCGLFLGKDHSNYFGLTKLGVSLIYILK is encoded by the coding sequence ATGAAAAAGAGAGCATTCTTCCTGCTTTTGTTATTGCTGATTCCGTTGACTTCCATACTTTCCCAAGAGATAGCACTAAAAACAAATGCCCTCTCCTGGGCAACCACGACCATAAACCTGGGAGCAGAATTCAAAATATCACCCCGACTGACAGCCGGGGCAGATATCATGTATAAAGGATGGAGTTTTTTATCCGATAACCGCAAAATGGGCGGATTCTTAGTTCAACCCGAAGCTAAGTATTGGTTTTGCATCCCTTTCTATAAGCACTTTATGGGCCTTCATGCCCACTATGGACAATATAACGGTGGATTCAGTAAATATCGTTATCAGGGAGACTTGTACGGTATCGGTTTATCTTATGGTTACCAATGGATATGGAAAAGACGATGGAACATTGAAGTATCTGCGGGAATAGGATATGCATCTATGAACTACGATAAATATGAACGTCCCAAATGCGGACTATTCCTTGGGAAAGACCATTCCAACTATTTTGGATTAACCAAACTCGGAGTCAGCCTGATCTATATACTCAAATAG